One region of Cyanobium sp. M30B3 genomic DNA includes:
- a CDS encoding DUF3177 family protein, whose protein sequence is MPDPLYRSLVWIALHVAVLFTVGVPLVLLVWAAMKREAALVRLLSIYWKVASLLLIADLLLSDRRPIGFVLLVLAPLLVVLSLWFWVDLNEELADLPPWRPLPLTLRIWRWGVSFWAVSGAALAATALGCMAAARMDSPRCAVWLQPPSALHQHLETVFDFVFGGQWTPAVAAFIGYVGLLAYVVGLLQWLLVRLPKFGRVAGEF, encoded by the coding sequence GTGCCGGACCCGCTCTATCGATCCCTGGTGTGGATCGCCCTGCACGTCGCGGTGTTGTTCACCGTGGGGGTGCCCCTGGTGCTGCTGGTGTGGGCGGCGATGAAGCGGGAGGCGGCGCTGGTGCGCCTGCTCTCGATCTACTGGAAGGTGGCCAGCCTGCTGCTGATCGCCGATCTGCTGCTCAGCGACCGCCGCCCGATCGGCTTCGTGCTGCTGGTGCTGGCGCCGTTGCTGGTGGTGCTGAGCCTGTGGTTCTGGGTGGATCTGAATGAGGAACTCGCCGACCTGCCGCCCTGGCGCCCCCTGCCCCTCACACTGCGCATCTGGCGCTGGGGGGTGAGCTTCTGGGCGGTGAGTGGCGCCGCCCTCGCTGCCACCGCCCTCGGCTGCATGGCGGCCGCCCGCATGGACAGCCCCCGTTGTGCGGTGTGGCTGCAGCCGCCGTCTGCACTGCACCAGCACCTGGAAACGGTGTTCGACTTCGTGTTCGGTGGCCAGTGGACGCCGGCCGTGGCCGCCTTCATCGGCTACGTGGGCCTGCTGGCCTACGTGGTGGGCCTGCTGCAGTGGCTGCTGGTGCGTCTGCCCAAGTTCGGTCGGGTGGCCGGGGAGTTCTGA
- a CDS encoding cupin domain-containing protein, translating into MAHPVSATELIRQLKLLPHPEGGHYRETHRASLTLPTPWGPRSASTAIHYLLQAEEWSCWHRIRSDEGWHHHGGGPLLLYEVSPDGRAGLCRLGLDLAAGERPQHVVAAGSWFAATPAPGSAWSLLSCTVAPGFDFADFELASAAQMAGGRAALEALCPHWRRYLAESPGQAQAHSEPG; encoded by the coding sequence GTGGCTCACCCCGTCAGCGCCACTGAGCTGATCCGGCAGCTGAAGCTGCTGCCCCACCCGGAAGGCGGCCACTACCGCGAGACCCACCGGGCCAGCCTCACGCTGCCGACCCCCTGGGGGCCGCGCTCGGCCAGTACCGCCATTCACTACCTGCTCCAAGCCGAGGAGTGGTCGTGCTGGCACCGGATCCGCTCCGATGAGGGCTGGCATCACCATGGCGGCGGCCCCCTGCTGCTGTACGAAGTCAGTCCAGATGGCAGGGCAGGGCTCTGCCGGCTGGGGCTGGATCTGGCGGCCGGTGAGCGTCCCCAGCACGTGGTGGCCGCCGGCAGCTGGTTCGCGGCCACCCCAGCCCCCGGCAGCGCCTGGAGTCTGTTGAGCTGCACGGTGGCACCGGGCTTCGACTTCGCCGATTTCGAGCTGGCCAGCGCCGCCCAGATGGCCGGCGGCAGGGCGGCGCTCGAGGCCCTCTGCCCCCACTGGCGCCGCTATCTGGCTGAATCCCCGGGGCAAGCCCAGGCGCACTCAGAGCCAGGCTGA
- the ileS gene encoding isoleucine--tRNA ligase — protein sequence MTASSAPATSEQPSYKDTLNLLQTGFGMRANAKVREPEIQAFWAEQRIYERLSQHNPGESFTLHDGPPYANGALHVGHALNKILKDIINKTALLQGRKARFVPGWDCHGLPIELKVLQGLNSAERAELTPLSLRQKAHVYALEQVEGQKAGFRRWGIWADWDSPYLTLQKRYEAAQIGVFGAMVLAGHIYRGLKPVHWSPSSRTALAEAELEYPDGHISPSVYVAFPVEAVPTALAGRLKAVGLEVEDSGQMNATGRPISLSVAIWTTTPWTLPANLAVSVNGRLDYSICEVNGGDSLSNHLVVASELVAGLEQTLGLGLKPLLTVKGEELEGIVYRHPLLERRGQVVLGGDTITTETGTGLVHTAPGHGVDDFNTGKKYGLPVLCPVDEAGTLTEEAGPFAGTNVLKDANPTIIEALEAAGALLKQESYAHRYPYDWRTKKPTIFRATEQWFASVEGFRATALNAIAEVDWLPASGRNRIEAMVGERGDWCISRQRTWGVPIPVFYHRETGEVLLNKTTLSHIQGLIAEHGGDVWWQRDEAGLLPEPYAAEAGQWRKGTDTMDVWFDSGSSWAGVLGGITGAQSHVPGLSYPADLYLEGSDQHRGWFQSSLLTSVAVNGHAPYKRVLTHGFTLDEKGRKMSKSLGNVVDPAVLVEGGKNEKQHPAYGADVLRLWVSSVDYSADVPLGPGIVKQLADVYRKVRNTARYLLGNLHDFDPRPQAEGGDAIAYGDLPLLDQWMLQRTAALIDAVTGDFERFEFYRFFQALQNFCVVDLSNVYLDIAKDRLYVSGAADFRRRSCQTVLSLVVERLAGLIAPVLCHMAEDIWLNLPYPVAEASVFERGWPTAPDPWRQPELDAPMATILELRALVNRQLESCRKQGGKGSEAPEQGIGASLEAQVQIVLADSGSAAALEEALAWLERSPHPSVDNLTDWLLVSALRIGGEAPEAPLAEASTDGVTVRVARAAGHKCERCWHYATDIGQHPTHPTLCARCVAVLEA from the coding sequence GTGACCGCCAGCTCTGCGCCCGCCACGTCCGAGCAACCGTCCTACAAGGACACGCTCAATCTGCTGCAGACCGGCTTCGGCATGCGGGCCAACGCCAAGGTGAGGGAGCCGGAGATCCAGGCGTTCTGGGCTGAGCAGCGGATCTACGAGCGGCTGAGCCAGCACAACCCCGGCGAGAGCTTCACCCTGCACGACGGGCCGCCCTACGCCAACGGGGCCCTGCACGTGGGCCACGCCCTCAACAAGATCCTCAAGGACATCATCAACAAGACGGCCCTGCTGCAGGGCAGAAAGGCGCGCTTCGTGCCGGGCTGGGACTGCCATGGCCTGCCGATCGAGCTGAAGGTGCTGCAGGGGCTCAACAGCGCGGAACGGGCCGAGCTCACGCCGCTGAGCCTGCGCCAGAAGGCCCACGTCTATGCCCTGGAGCAGGTGGAGGGCCAGAAGGCGGGCTTCCGGCGCTGGGGCATCTGGGCCGACTGGGACAGCCCCTACCTCACCCTGCAGAAGCGCTACGAGGCCGCCCAGATCGGCGTGTTCGGCGCCATGGTGCTGGCCGGCCACATCTACCGGGGCCTCAAGCCGGTGCACTGGAGCCCCAGCTCCCGCACGGCCCTGGCCGAAGCCGAACTCGAATACCCCGACGGCCACATCTCGCCGAGCGTGTACGTGGCCTTCCCGGTGGAGGCCGTACCCACGGCGCTGGCGGGACGCCTCAAGGCCGTTGGCCTCGAAGTGGAGGACAGCGGCCAGATGAACGCCACCGGCCGGCCGATCAGCCTCTCGGTGGCGATCTGGACCACCACCCCCTGGACCCTGCCGGCCAACCTGGCGGTGTCGGTGAATGGCCGGCTCGACTACAGCATCTGTGAGGTGAACGGCGGCGACAGCCTCTCCAACCACCTGGTGGTGGCCAGCGAGCTGGTGGCAGGGCTGGAACAGACCCTCGGCCTGGGACTGAAACCCCTGCTCACCGTGAAGGGCGAGGAACTGGAGGGAATCGTGTACCGCCATCCGCTGCTGGAGCGCCGCGGCCAGGTGGTGCTCGGCGGCGACACCATCACCACCGAAACCGGCACGGGCCTGGTGCACACCGCCCCCGGCCACGGCGTGGACGACTTCAACACCGGCAAGAAATACGGGCTGCCGGTGCTCTGCCCGGTGGATGAGGCGGGCACCCTCACGGAAGAGGCCGGCCCCTTTGCCGGCACCAACGTGCTCAAGGACGCCAACCCCACGATCATCGAGGCCCTGGAGGCCGCCGGAGCCCTGCTCAAGCAGGAGTCCTACGCGCACCGCTACCCCTACGACTGGCGCACCAAGAAGCCCACGATCTTCCGCGCCACCGAGCAGTGGTTCGCCTCGGTGGAGGGCTTCCGCGCCACCGCCCTCAACGCCATCGCGGAGGTGGACTGGCTGCCGGCCAGCGGCCGCAACCGCATCGAGGCGATGGTGGGCGAGCGGGGCGACTGGTGCATCAGCCGCCAGCGCACCTGGGGCGTGCCGATCCCGGTGTTCTATCACCGCGAAACCGGCGAGGTGCTGCTCAACAAGACCACCCTCAGCCACATCCAGGGGCTGATCGCCGAGCACGGCGGCGACGTGTGGTGGCAGCGCGACGAGGCCGGCCTGCTGCCCGAGCCCTACGCCGCCGAGGCCGGCCAGTGGCGCAAGGGCACCGACACGATGGACGTGTGGTTCGACTCCGGCTCCTCCTGGGCCGGGGTGCTGGGCGGAATCACGGGCGCCCAAAGCCACGTGCCGGGGCTCAGCTACCCCGCCGATCTCTACCTGGAGGGCAGCGACCAGCACCGCGGCTGGTTCCAGAGCAGCCTGCTCACCTCGGTGGCCGTCAACGGCCATGCCCCCTACAAGCGGGTGCTCACCCACGGCTTCACCCTCGATGAGAAGGGCCGCAAGATGAGCAAGTCGCTGGGCAACGTGGTGGATCCCGCCGTGCTGGTGGAGGGCGGCAAGAACGAGAAACAGCACCCCGCCTACGGCGCCGATGTGCTGCGCCTGTGGGTGAGCTCGGTGGACTACTCCGCCGATGTGCCCCTGGGCCCGGGGATCGTGAAGCAGCTGGCCGACGTGTACCGCAAGGTGCGCAACACGGCCCGCTACCTGCTCGGCAACCTGCACGACTTCGACCCGCGCCCCCAGGCGGAAGGGGGTGATGCCATCGCCTATGGCGACCTGCCACTCCTGGATCAGTGGATGCTGCAGCGCACCGCCGCCCTGATCGATGCGGTAACCGGGGATTTCGAGCGCTTCGAGTTCTACCGCTTCTTCCAGGCGCTGCAGAACTTCTGCGTGGTGGATCTCTCGAATGTGTATCTCGACATCGCCAAGGACCGCCTCTATGTGAGCGGGGCCGCGGACTTCCGCCGCCGCAGCTGCCAGACCGTGCTCAGCCTGGTGGTGGAGCGGCTGGCGGGCCTGATCGCGCCGGTGCTCTGCCACATGGCCGAAGACATCTGGCTGAACCTGCCCTACCCGGTGGCCGAGGCCTCGGTGTTCGAGCGGGGCTGGCCAACCGCCCCCGACCCATGGCGCCAGCCGGAGCTGGACGCTCCGATGGCCACCATCCTGGAGCTGCGGGCGCTGGTGAACCGCCAGCTGGAGAGCTGCCGCAAACAGGGCGGCAAGGGCAGCGAGGCCCCCGAGCAGGGGATCGGCGCCTCCCTGGAGGCCCAGGTTCAGATCGTCCTGGCGGACAGCGGCAGCGCTGCCGCCCTGGAGGAGGCCCTGGCCTGGCTGGAGCGCTCCCCCCATCCCAGCGTCGACAACCTCACCGACTGGCTGCTGGTGTCGGCCCTGCGCATCGGCGGCGAGGCCCCGGAGGCCCCGCTGGCGGAGGCCAGCACCGACGGCGTGACCGTGCGGGTGGCCCGGGCCGCCGGCCACAAGTGCGAGCGCTGCTGGCACTACGCCACCGACATCGGCCAGCACCCCACCCATCCCACGCTCTGCGCCCGCTGCGTGGCCGTGCTGGAAGCCTGA
- the trmB gene encoding tRNA (guanosine(46)-N7)-methyltransferase TrmB encodes MRQHVNPLSRFYQQPLQLPPPEQLFAQPQRPIHLDIGCARGRFLLALAQAEPQRNYLGVEIRRALVAAAEADRQALELAHLRYLFCNANVSLEQWLGQLPAGRLERVSIQFPDPWFKAKHHKRRVLQPQLLLALASALAPGRELFLQSDVPAVIEPMVALVEASACFERPPQDERPWRASNPLPVPTERESYVLSQGLPVFRVLYRRNELPPPPLAALEERLRHADNPG; translated from the coding sequence GTGCGCCAGCACGTCAATCCGCTCAGCCGCTTCTACCAGCAGCCCCTGCAGCTGCCCCCTCCCGAGCAGCTGTTTGCCCAGCCGCAGCGGCCGATTCACCTGGATATCGGCTGCGCCCGCGGCCGCTTCCTGCTGGCCCTGGCCCAGGCCGAACCCCAGCGCAACTACCTGGGGGTGGAGATCCGCCGGGCCCTGGTGGCCGCGGCCGAGGCCGACCGCCAGGCCCTGGAGCTCGCGCATCTCCGCTACCTGTTCTGCAACGCCAACGTGAGCCTGGAGCAGTGGCTGGGCCAGCTGCCCGCTGGCCGGCTGGAGCGGGTGTCGATCCAGTTTCCCGATCCCTGGTTCAAGGCGAAGCACCACAAGCGGCGGGTGCTGCAACCGCAGCTGCTGCTGGCCCTGGCCTCGGCCCTGGCCCCCGGGCGGGAGCTGTTCCTGCAGAGCGACGTGCCGGCGGTGATCGAGCCGATGGTGGCACTGGTGGAGGCCAGCGCCTGCTTTGAGCGGCCGCCACAGGACGAGCGCCCCTGGCGCGCCAGCAACCCCCTGCCCGTGCCGACGGAACGGGAGAGCTACGTGCTCAGCCAGGGGCTGCCGGTGTTCCGGGTGCTCTACAGACGCAACGAACTGCCGCCGCCGCCGCTGGCGGCGCTGGAGGAACGGCTCAGGCACGCCGATAATCCCGGCTGA
- a CDS encoding N-acetylglucosamine kinase, protein MALLAGFDAGQTHTTCRLAEAATGRVLAEADGPGVRHLASPGGEEAFRQALRQSLAAAQRTLLASGSVLAAGVGASGIEQGSPVQQQGQRLACSALGLPDDRVQVTGDERTALRGAMGDRSAEGVLLISGTGTIAVGRNRQGAEHRCAGWGWLLDGAGSAMDIGRDGLSASLAMADGRRADSPLRAALWQCLGVDPQHRTAAAAIKALVVQSDFGAAGFARLAPVVAAAAADGDATAQAIVARNARALAEMAVAISAALQLQAPPVWAMGGALEHLAPLRQQLERQLAGLLPAAQLAPPAGDGCDGALLLARSCL, encoded by the coding sequence ATTGCACTGCTCGCCGGCTTCGACGCAGGCCAGACCCACACCACCTGCCGGCTGGCCGAAGCCGCAACGGGCCGTGTGCTGGCCGAAGCCGATGGCCCAGGGGTGCGCCACCTGGCCAGCCCAGGCGGTGAGGAGGCCTTCCGCCAGGCCCTGCGGCAGAGCCTGGCGGCGGCCCAGCGCACCCTCCTGGCCAGCGGCAGCGTGCTGGCAGCCGGGGTGGGAGCCAGCGGCATCGAGCAGGGCAGCCCGGTGCAGCAGCAGGGCCAGCGGCTGGCCTGCAGTGCCCTGGGCCTGCCGGACGATCGGGTGCAGGTCACCGGCGATGAGCGCACGGCCCTGCGCGGTGCCATGGGCGACCGCAGCGCCGAGGGCGTGCTGCTGATCAGCGGCACCGGCACGATCGCCGTGGGCCGCAACCGCCAGGGCGCCGAACATCGCTGTGCCGGCTGGGGCTGGCTGCTGGATGGCGCCGGTTCGGCCATGGACATCGGCCGGGATGGGCTCAGCGCCAGCCTGGCCATGGCCGATGGCCGCCGTGCCGATTCCCCCCTGCGGGCCGCCCTCTGGCAGTGCCTGGGGGTGGACCCGCAGCACAGGACTGCGGCGGCGGCGATCAAGGCCCTGGTGGTGCAGAGCGATTTCGGTGCGGCCGGTTTCGCCCGCCTGGCCCCCGTGGTGGCCGCAGCGGCGGCTGATGGGGATGCCACGGCCCAGGCCATCGTGGCGCGCAACGCCCGGGCCCTGGCCGAGATGGCCGTGGCGATCAGTGCTGCACTGCAGCTCCAGGCGCCTCCGGTCTGGGCCATGGGCGGGGCCCTGGAGCATCTGGCACCGCTGCGCCAACAGCTGGAGCGGCAGCTGGCCGGGCTGTTGCCCGCGGCCCAGCTGGCGCCCCCCGCTGGCGATGGCTGCGATGGTGCCCTGCTGCTGGCCCGCAGCTGTCTCTGA
- a CDS encoding phosphoglucosamine mutase — protein MAVAHPGLDCHPVGQPLGDAVAGFGTDGIRGAVGSQVTPALALQVGYWCGVVLPPEGPVLIGMDSRSSGPMLVAALTAGLTAAGREVWQLGICPTPAVPGAIRRCGAAGGLMVSASHNPPGDNGIKVFGPSGAKLAPEQQQAIEAGLAGQASAPAFDGHGAALARGDLLHEYRSSLIDSVEGRRLDGCSVVLDLCHGSATACGEAVFRALGAEVTVLHGQADGRRINVDCGSTHLEALRQAVLDRGAAMGFAFDGDADRMLAVDGRGRCVDGDQILYLWGSALLEAGTLPEARIVATVMSNLGFERAWQARGGVLERTAVGDQYVHRAMEAFGAGLGGEQSGHILSARHGMSGDGLLSALQVATLLHAQGQTLADWLDGSFRPYPQTLVNVRVVDRARRQQWQQCDPLRRAVEQAESEMAGQGRVLVRASGTEPLLRVMVEAADDAVVQHWASELAATADRHLNAA, from the coding sequence ATGGCTGTGGCGCACCCCGGGCTGGACTGTCACCCCGTCGGCCAACCCCTCGGGGATGCGGTGGCCGGCTTCGGAACCGATGGCATCCGGGGCGCGGTGGGCAGCCAGGTCACGCCGGCCCTGGCCCTGCAGGTGGGCTACTGGTGTGGGGTGGTGCTGCCACCGGAGGGCCCGGTGCTGATCGGCATGGACAGCCGCAGCAGTGGGCCGATGCTGGTGGCGGCCCTCACCGCGGGCCTCACCGCCGCCGGTCGGGAGGTGTGGCAGCTGGGGATCTGCCCCACCCCCGCCGTGCCCGGTGCGATCCGCCGCTGCGGGGCCGCCGGCGGCCTGATGGTGTCCGCCAGTCACAATCCACCCGGGGACAACGGCATCAAGGTGTTTGGTCCCTCCGGCGCCAAGCTGGCCCCGGAGCAGCAGCAGGCCATCGAAGCCGGCCTGGCCGGCCAGGCCAGCGCGCCAGCCTTCGATGGCCATGGCGCCGCCCTCGCCCGCGGCGACCTGCTCCATGAGTACCGCAGCAGCCTGATCGACAGTGTCGAGGGTCGCCGCCTCGATGGCTGCAGCGTGGTGCTCGATCTCTGCCACGGCTCCGCCACGGCCTGTGGTGAGGCCGTGTTCCGCGCCCTCGGTGCCGAGGTCACCGTGTTGCATGGCCAGGCCGATGGCCGCCGCATCAACGTGGACTGCGGCAGCACCCACCTCGAGGCCCTGCGCCAGGCGGTGCTGGACCGGGGCGCGGCCATGGGCTTTGCCTTCGACGGCGATGCCGATCGGATGCTGGCCGTGGATGGCCGCGGCCGCTGCGTGGACGGCGATCAGATCCTCTACCTCTGGGGATCAGCGTTGCTGGAGGCCGGCACCTTGCCGGAGGCGCGGATCGTGGCCACGGTGATGTCCAACCTGGGCTTCGAGCGCGCCTGGCAGGCCCGGGGCGGCGTGCTGGAGCGCACGGCGGTGGGCGACCAGTACGTCCACCGGGCGATGGAGGCGTTCGGAGCCGGTCTGGGGGGTGAGCAGTCGGGCCACATCCTCTCGGCCCGCCATGGCATGAGTGGCGATGGCCTGCTCTCGGCCCTGCAGGTGGCCACCCTGCTCCATGCCCAGGGCCAGACCCTGGCCGATTGGCTGGACGGCAGCTTCCGTCCCTACCCCCAGACCCTGGTGAACGTGCGCGTGGTGGATCGTGCCCGCCGCCAGCAGTGGCAGCAGTGCGACCCGCTGCGGCGGGCCGTGGAGCAGGCGGAGAGCGAGATGGCCGGCCAGGGCCGGGTGCTGGTGCGGGCCAGTGGCACCGAGCCCCTGCTGCGGGTGATGGTGGAGGCGGCCGATGATGCCGTGGTGCAGCACTGGGCCAGCGAGTTGGCGGCCACCGCCGACCGCCACCTCAACGCCGCCTGA
- a CDS encoding FIST C-terminal domain-containing protein — MAAFPLPDWLRRPAAAPQAWCRTALASEPSLEACVDAVQKQLGGAEAADLAVVFVSASFASDLPRLLPLLRQRLEASHWLGCVAGGVIGTVPQQPPRELEQQPALSVALLRLPGARIQPFAIAPDSWPDLDGPADPWRALVGAAATSNHHSMLLLIDPGCEGINDLIAGLDYACPAAVKLGGIACPHSAPHHSLLFDQGVCGGAVGCLIDGAWGLDPVVAQGCRPIGPVFEVEQAERNVVLEVSVGNQRQSPVAALQAILTDLTPQERELVKNSLFLGVGRNSFSLEPGQEEQASAFLVRNLVGVDPRNGAVAVAERMRVGQQVQFQLRDGATSSQELRQLLRRQQQARPAPLAGLLFACLGRGRGLYGHADGDVGVCRELFGDLPVAGAFCNGEVGPVAGATHLHGYTASWAFVVPRELPEQAPPGVPANAPA, encoded by the coding sequence ATGGCTGCATTCCCCCTGCCCGACTGGCTCAGGCGTCCCGCCGCCGCACCCCAGGCCTGGTGCCGCACCGCCCTGGCCAGCGAACCCTCGCTGGAAGCCTGTGTGGACGCCGTCCAGAAGCAGCTCGGCGGCGCTGAAGCGGCCGACCTGGCCGTGGTGTTCGTGTCGGCGAGCTTCGCCAGTGACCTGCCCCGCCTGCTGCCCCTGTTGCGCCAGCGGCTTGAGGCCAGCCACTGGCTGGGCTGCGTGGCCGGCGGCGTGATCGGCACGGTGCCCCAGCAGCCGCCCCGGGAGCTGGAGCAGCAGCCGGCCCTGAGCGTGGCCCTGCTGCGCCTGCCCGGCGCCCGGATCCAGCCCTTCGCGATTGCACCCGACAGCTGGCCGGATCTGGACGGTCCGGCCGATCCCTGGCGGGCGCTGGTGGGGGCTGCCGCCACCAGCAACCACCACTCGATGCTGCTGCTGATCGATCCGGGCTGCGAGGGCATCAACGACCTGATCGCAGGTCTGGATTACGCCTGCCCGGCAGCGGTGAAGCTGGGGGGCATCGCCTGTCCCCACAGCGCCCCGCACCACTCCCTGCTGTTCGACCAGGGGGTGTGCGGTGGCGCCGTGGGCTGCCTGATCGATGGCGCCTGGGGCCTCGATCCGGTGGTGGCCCAGGGCTGCCGGCCGATCGGGCCGGTGTTCGAGGTGGAGCAGGCCGAGCGCAACGTGGTGCTGGAGGTGAGCGTCGGCAACCAGCGCCAGTCCCCTGTGGCGGCCCTGCAGGCGATCCTCACCGACCTCACCCCCCAGGAACGGGAGCTGGTGAAGAACTCCCTGTTCCTGGGGGTGGGCCGCAACAGTTTCAGCCTGGAGCCGGGCCAGGAGGAGCAGGCCTCGGCGTTCCTGGTGCGCAACCTGGTGGGGGTCGATCCCCGCAACGGAGCCGTGGCCGTGGCCGAGCGGATGCGCGTGGGCCAGCAGGTGCAGTTCCAGCTGCGCGATGGCGCCACCTCCAGCCAGGAGCTGCGCCAGTTGCTGCGCCGCCAGCAGCAGGCGCGGCCTGCGCCCCTGGCGGGCCTGCTGTTCGCCTGCCTGGGGCGGGGCAGGGGGCTCTACGGCCACGCCGACGGGGACGTGGGCGTGTGCCGGGAGCTGTTCGGCGATCTGCCGGTGGCCGGTGCCTTCTGCAACGGCGAAGTGGGTCCGGTGGCCGGTGCCACCCACCTGCATGGCTACACCGCCAGCTGGGCCTTCGTGGTGCCCCGTGAGCTGCCTGAACAGGCCCCGCCCGGCGTACCCGCCAACGCACCCGCCTGA
- a CDS encoding IctB family putative bicarbonate transporter yields MGDSAVSSSPPLLLRWQGLLAAASAGPLSSHLLTISGVVLCALMAGLAVVTRSGLSLLIAACGLLWLLLALRRPAGAIAGINGWILAILAISLLATGFSPVPSAALKGLLKLASYLSVYALMHELLRAAPRWWDRIVASLLAGSLLTSVIGLRQLYQDTDALARWVDPNSVAKGTVRIYSTLGNPNLLAGYLLPILPLAVVVLLRWRRPLPRLFAATSLAMGGAALVLTYSRGAWMGLVAAAAVLAVLLALRCTRSWPPLWRKVIPMAVLLGGAALLAVLVWQVEPLRVRVLSLVAGRGDSSNNFRINVWLAVLDMIQARPWLGIGPGNDAFNLIYPLYQQPRFNALSAYSIPLELTVEAGIPGLLAGVGLVLASLRQGWRLWRGDGPWALPAMGVLAVIAALGVQGLTDTIFFRPEVQLIGWFCLATLAAAPRRA; encoded by the coding sequence GTGGGCGATTCCGCCGTGTCCTCCTCTCCACCCCTGCTGCTTCGCTGGCAGGGTCTGCTGGCGGCAGCGTCTGCCGGCCCCCTCAGCAGCCATCTGCTCACCATCAGCGGCGTGGTGCTCTGCGCCCTGATGGCGGGCCTGGCGGTGGTGACCCGCTCGGGGCTGAGCCTGCTGATCGCGGCCTGCGGCCTGCTGTGGCTGCTGCTGGCGCTGCGCCGGCCGGCCGGGGCCATCGCCGGCATCAACGGCTGGATCCTGGCCATCCTGGCCATCTCACTGCTGGCCACGGGGTTTTCACCGGTTCCCAGCGCCGCGCTCAAGGGGTTGCTGAAGCTGGCCAGCTATCTCTCGGTGTATGCCCTGATGCACGAGCTGTTGCGCGCCGCTCCCCGCTGGTGGGACCGGATCGTGGCGTCGCTGCTGGCCGGCTCCCTGCTCACCTCGGTGATTGGCCTGCGCCAGCTCTATCAGGACACGGATGCCCTGGCCCGCTGGGTGGACCCCAATTCCGTGGCCAAGGGCACGGTGCGCATCTACAGCACGCTGGGCAATCCCAACCTGCTGGCGGGCTACCTGCTGCCGATCCTGCCCCTGGCCGTGGTGGTGCTGCTGCGCTGGCGGCGGCCCCTGCCCCGGCTGTTCGCCGCCACCAGCCTGGCGATGGGCGGAGCAGCCCTGGTGCTCACCTACAGCCGGGGGGCCTGGATGGGCCTGGTGGCGGCCGCCGCCGTGCTCGCCGTGCTGCTGGCCCTGCGCTGCACCCGCAGCTGGCCACCGCTGTGGCGGAAGGTGATCCCCATGGCGGTGCTGCTCGGCGGCGCGGCCCTGCTGGCGGTGCTGGTGTGGCAGGTGGAGCCCCTGCGGGTGCGGGTGCTGAGCCTGGTGGCCGGACGGGGCGACAGCTCCAACAACTTCCGCATCAACGTGTGGCTGGCCGTCCTGGACATGATCCAGGCCCGCCCCTGGCTGGGCATCGGCCCCGGCAACGACGCCTTCAACCTGATCTACCCGCTCTACCAGCAACCCCGTTTCAATGCCCTGAGCGCCTACTCGATCCCGCTGGAACTCACCGTGGAGGCGGGCATTCCCGGCCTGCTGGCCGGCGTGGGTCTGGTGCTGGCCAGCCTGCGTCAGGGGTGGCGGCTATGGCGCGGCGATGGCCCCTGGGCCCTGCCGGCCATGGGGGTGCTGGCGGTGATCGCCGCCCTGGGCGTGCAGGGCCTCACCGACACGATCTTCTTCCGGCCGGAGGTGCAACTGATCGGCTGGTTCTGCCTGGCCACCCTGGCAGCCGCGCCCAGGCGCGCCTGA